The Maylandia zebra isolate NMK-2024a linkage group LG1, Mzebra_GT3a, whole genome shotgun sequence DNA segment gccaGACCAGCAGTAAGACGGCGTCCCCCTTTACCCCCGCCTCCTCAGAGCCCGAGCCCGAGCCCAGCCTGGGCTCCATCAGCCTCACCGTCGACTACAACTTCCCCAAGAAGGCTCTGGTAGTGACCATCGTCGGCGCCCGGGGCCTCCCCGCCATGGACGAGCAGGCGGGTAGTTCAGACCCCTACGTGAAGATGACCATCCTCCCCGAGAAGAAGCACCGCGTCAAGACCCGCGTCCTGAGGAAGACCCTGGACCCACTGTTTGATGAGACCTTCACTTTCTACGGCGTGGCCTACAGCTCGCTGCCTGAGCTCACCCTGCACTTCCTGGTCCTCAGCTTTGACCGCTTTGCCCGCGATGATGTCATCGGGGAGGCAGTGGTGCCGCTGAAGGGCGTGGACCCGAGCACGGGCCGAGTCCACCTGAGCCAGCAGATCACCAAGAGGAACATGCAGGTGAGCGAGGCTTTGCTGCAGCTGTAATAAAACTAATGGTAGTTGTATTTGAAACAGTCGTGGAACAGACTTCTAGTCTGATCCcagattagggctgccacgattagtcgactagtcacgattacgtcgactatcaaaatcgtcgacgactgatttaatagtcgacgcgtcgtttgaagctttgtaagatcacaaaagatgcaggaataagtagcaggatttaagagtgtaataacggactgaaacagaagatggcagcactgcatgtacaaggatgccagctgccgttaaaccccgaagaagaagtagctctgtcccagaattcatagcgcagcccagctcagtttccaacaatggcggcagctagttagttttaatattactcttattattctttctgggtcacaaaataaacgtttaacatgttttcaggtaagaatgtagctgtgtaaacctcaaatatctgctcagtttatcaagacaccacatattttcaaaagcgctccgacattttcggagacgtctgttacccactagctcgatagctagccgggggccatgagagcaccggactcccggcagatcgttttcaaacccaccgccctactcaggttaaacatatacaagtcacttagataacttaaaaatgttattgtttggcttttttcagtattttatttgttcctgagtaaatcggctgagtttattaaactccaccgaaacaatctgcacatttcattaaaatgtaataaactatcatcttgtctttattgttagttagcacagaccttaaacacttaaagctgtaagctaatgatagttatataagagcagatgctgctggtgcaataagctgtacttttacgttcaatggatgatgatgtgattagtcgactaatcgcaaaaataatcggtgactagtcgactatcaaaataatcgtttgtggcagccctatccCAGATCAGCACTGAAACAGTGCCCTCATATAAATATGTTTCTGATgtaatctccaaaagttgagtctgttcatctggatgttttcagagaaacgtttcgtcactcatccaggtgacgtcttcagtctcagctgactgagactgaagacgtcacctggatgagtgacgaaacgtttctcccactgaaaacgctacgtgtgtgtgaatgtgtgtgtgaatgtgtgtgtgactggatgtgtagagcgctttggggtccttaggcactagtaaagcgctatacaaatacaggccatttactttcctggatgatggagatgcatcaagacgttTCTGATGTACTGTATTTGTATACAGCTGAAGTCACAGTTAGTGACTCTCATATGCAGCAGGAAGCAGCAACATAATAGTGACGTGATGTCCAGCCCATTTTTCTTAACCAATAAAGTTCTCAGTttctaataaatataaaatcatGTTCACAGTTGGGTCTGTTTTTGGTTGTTTCCATCCTAAATGACAGAGTTAGAAGTCACATGAGGCTAAAGCTTCCTGTTAGTGTTTGCACTCATGATTGACAGCAGTGGTCCTGGCACTTTACATACGTGACTAACTGACCCTGTTGTCTGCTCTCTGCGTTACCATGGCAGCCAGCTGCTCAGTCTGTGTCAGTGACAGCCTCGCTGTTGTTCCGTCTCTTATCAGTTTAATGTTGGATCGTCAAACATGCGAGCAGTGGACGAGAGAAAACACCGTAAACAAGAAACAGTCACCCGGATACAACGCTAACTTTGTTccctctgttgtgtgttttAGTGCGAGAGTCGTGGAGAGCTGCTGGCGTCTCTGTCCTACCAGCCGGTGTCTCATCGCCTCAGCGTGGTCGTCCTGAAGGCTCGACACCTCCCCAAGATGGACATCACCGGCCTGTCAGCCAGTGAGTAGAAAGCAggacagagagcaggaagacGCTCAGCGTTCAGTCTGACTTGCTTAGaagatatttttctgttttttgaggCACAGTCAATGTTGTGGTTGGAACATGCAGCATGGAGCGAGTCGGCCTAAAGCACCTGAATTGATTGATTTATTCATAAACTATCCACGCATATCCAAACACCCCCTGATAAACAACATGCTATAGAGCTGCTGTGCAATTGTTGTTTGTTCTTATATTGATGTAAGAGGATATTTGTCAAACATCGAAGCTTGATCTTAGACCGTTCTCCTTCTGTCCTCAGACCCCTATGTGAAGGTGAACGTCTTCTATGGCCGTAAGCGCATCGCCAAGAAGAAGACCCACGTGAAGAAGTGCACGCTAAACCCGGTCTTCAATGAGTCCTTCATCTACGACATCCCGCCCGAGCTTCTGCCCGAGATCTCTGTGGAGTTCCTGGTGGTCGACTTCGACCGGACCACCAAGAACGAGGTCCTGGGTCGCCTCCTGCTCGGCCTCCACAGCCCCTCCCCCTCTGGAGCCTCCCACTGGAGGGACGTGTGCGAAAACCCCCGCCGGCAGATCTCCAAATGGCACAACCTGAGCGAGTACTGAGGGAGGAGCACCGCCCAAAACCAGCCGACACCACCCACTGGCTGGGACTCCACCAGTGAAGCCACTGGGAAATAAAGACTCAGTGtacagcacatacacacacacagacacacacatacataaaacaACACAGTCACACTGTTGTGATCATAGGTAAACTCTCTCCCTCTATTATCTCTCTACCACAACTACATCTGCAAGTATAAGAAGAATCCTGCAGCTCTTTACAGCCAGTAAACAAACCATGACGTCCATCTCTAAGACTGTTCTCGTGTCTCCTCTGGCTGTCGATGTGTGTCGACGGGGGAAGGAATGCTCAAATATGATTAAAagaaatgtgagaaaaaagaaaaagttcccCCTCTTGCTGTTGTTGCCATGCAGTTCATTGCATGTccgtctgaaaagaaaaaaaaatcactccaaATGAAGAGTTGAGATCTGTGACATCACCACGGCAGGAAGAAATTTCAGCTCTGAtagaaaatatgatgaaaaTACTGCATATAAACTGAAACGCTGAATATATCCAAGTAACGATTGCTCCTCTGGAGGACCAAACACTGCTGCAAAGAGTCGCTGCGACGCTCAGTCAACGTTCCATTTGCAGGATAGTTGCTGTTGTCAGACAGCAGCGTGCTTCTGCCTGCAGATCATTTTCACCCACCGCTCCTGCAGCAGATTGTACGACCGCACCCGACCCCGGAGGAAGTGCACTCGGCCTCGTTTCAACGGGGATTCAGGACCGTCAGAACCTCCTGACTGACCCTAGATCGTGTGAAATCAGCTCCTGCTCTTGAAGACTGAAAGATTATGTAAAATACTTGTTTGTAACATGAATGCATTCCTCTAATTTAGGCTGCGAGTGACGCAGAGGGCGGCTGTGGTGCCTGATGATGTTTCAGCTGTTCTATCTTCAgaactaaaactaaaagatAAGCTAGTTTACCACAGGAGTGCTGTAGTTACGATGAGGATAACACTCGCTTTAAAGGATGGGAGGTAAATAAGAACTTCAGGGCTTAAAACTGAAACCAATGTGGAAGTgctaaaacctgcagctccTCTAAACACTGTTCAGGCAGCTGGGTGACaattcagaaaagaaaacaaccaaaaTAAAGTCTGAAAACCTGAAAGGACATTAAAAAGCAATGAAATCTGCAGCATACAGCAGTTAATGACTAGAATTCAGCTGACCGTCGAAAGTACAAAAAGTCTTTATAGTTCGACTACCTCTTTGATGCTAAAAGTAGCGTAACCAGAAACATCAGATGTAGCTTTTGTTGCTTACGACTCTTGCTGGAAAACGCTGAATATCCTGAAATGCAACAGTCCACATTCTACAGAAAAGCACTTTACTGTCATGTGACAAAAGTCCACCAAGTAATGTGTGTAAGGGCTGTTCAGTACACGCATTCAGAACTAATTAAGGCTTGTTTATAAAAGACTAATTCAGCGTTTTGACACAGTCACTGTTGATTTATCGAGGTCTTTAAAAGCTCTGATGGCAGGcgtccactccaaaggtcaGACTTCCATCTTGGACATAAAAGTTGGATGTAGGTACCGTGACATCAGCTTTTGGTCCCTGTGAAATCGAGGGAACTGAACACTCCTGCTTTTTAACTCTCATAAAAAATGACATCATGCTGCGTTCATAAAGACCTAAACTGTCAGGTGAAATGATAAATTCATCATGAAGGTGATAACAAGTAGGATTTCATTTCCTCAGTTCTTTCAGACTTCGGGCTTCTTATTCCAGCCCtcgctgccccctgctggtcattagagGGAACTGCTTCCACATTGGGTTCACTTTTCAGACTCTGAACTTATGTTCATCTTCTGTATCCAGTCTTTATTTCTGCTGATTAGGCTCCACCTTCTCGTCTAAATATGGTCATCCTGGCACTAAACGCCGATGCTAAGGATGGGATGTGAAACATGCTCGGCGACCACGGCAGCGCTCCTCTGCTTCACTGCGCTGGTCTCATTTTGTACATTTCCCTCTCCTCCATCACACTGAGACTCTGATTTGCACTGCTTTGTAAAGCGTATCTCTCCCCCTGTGAATGTTCCCCTGCAGCCAGCTGGTGGCGCTGTTTTATATTACTTTGTTCCTACAAGCCCAGTGAATGTGTCTGAGGTGACGTTGGACTTTGGCTTCATGTTTTCTTACTGACGAGTTTGTTTGAGTGATGACACACTGTGAGTTTAGTCTCGAAAGCACATTTTAACCCCAGTTTAACTTTAACCTTGAATCTGCTCAACAGCTTGCTTACTAGTGCAGAGAGTAATAAAGTTTGTGTAAGTTTCACTTTGAATCATAGAGAGGTGAAGAAAACGCCACCTGAAGCCGGATCTCCATCGACGCCCTCGGATTCAAACTGTGACCTGCTGGCGGACGGACAGACAGACTGAGTGTACATTTGTACAGATGTGAAGATGTTTGCTGGTTTCCTTCCTGTCCGATGTTCTCAGAGCTTTAGTGTGTTTGAGCGCCCCCTGCTGTAGACCTGGATGCTAACCTCTGTGTTGGGTTTGTTAACACTCATTGGACgtacaaataaaaacaagttaTCCATGACGGCCGCGCCTGAACgctcatttcactttatttacaCTTGATCGTTTATTTTATGGGTCCAAGGTGGCGTGATATTAAgaatattgtatattgtcaACACAAACAatggcagatttaattggctCTATAAGGCATTATCacgcagaggtgggaccaagtcattgttttgcaagtctcaagtaagtctcaagtctttatcctcaagtcaagtctcaagtaatgtcaggccagtcagagtcgagtctcaagtcactggtgtaaaagtccgagtcaagtcacaagtctgaaactttgaatttcgagtcctttcgagtctttaaaaaaaaaaaaaagaaaaaagtatgttgcagttatgctaaatgtaaatattagaccatgtgatttttaaatctgtgtttttctcaacacatgacaaaatagtgaacttagaaaatatacacaaattgtgaaattgcacctctttaaaatgcagctcaattaaacctagctccaagaataattttcaccgacagttctgagataagctgcatgttattcttggatgcgcttgtaggaccggctttaaaatcgcatgacaaaaatatcatacacatttaaaaaaactgcatcaccaacgtagcctggaaaacatttgctagttagatgaagtcatgATCTCATCGTAGCAAGAGAGAAGCACTGCCTACGTTCTTTATGCAACTTCTTGAAAGTTGGAAGCTGCTCCATCTGTCTGTGATTCTCTTCTTGCATGTTTTGCATATTGCATTTCGGTTTTTTGTTGACTACTTCATAGTTTATGTACCTGAAAAAAATATCTCCTTGCAGCATTTTtgagcgttttttttttcttttttaaaaaaaatctggttaaTTTGATTGGCTGTGCTACAGCTCACGCACACATACGTACGGAGTGTGGTTTGAATAAATGAATCAATTGAATTAATGGTGCACACTttctatataatataatatgcgtgttaaattttatatttggggtgaaatatcaagtcccaggtcattggtgtaaaagtccaagtcaagtcacagtcttagaacattttttcaagtcaagtctaaagtcataaaattaacgactcgagtctgactggagtccaagtcatgtgactcgagtccacacctctgttaTCACGTCAACCTGCAGATCATTCTAGCATATCTAAATCTTTACGTGGTACTTTCTATATGCTGGCAGTACACACCTCACTTGTAAGGGTCATAGTTTCTACGTTACAGGGTTTTTTGTCAGTCTTTGACGTGTCGACCTCATTGGATGGAAGCCAGATTTAATTGGATTGTCACAATGACATCACTCTATGCCTCTAATAAGTTTAAATACGTTTTTTCACTGTGAATGACGCAGTTTTGATATTAGTAGTGTGTAAGCCATTTTAACCATTAACTTTATTTGAAGGAGTTTTATTAAAGTGAGGAGCTGTATCAGTAAGTGTGCACCGGACGTTTTAATAAGAGAAAAATGCAGCATGTCACCAGATTTTCACATCATTTAAAGATTAAGAAGATGTCTTTCTTAGAAATCACCAGAGCCAGTGTCATCTGACCTTTGATGATCCCTGTCACATGAACGTTTCTCAGAAACTCTGACACTGGTTCCTTCATCCCGCCTCTCTCTGAGCATACTCTGACTACATTTACCCAAGAAGACACTGACGTGGTCCACGGAGAGCGAAACGCCTGTAATGACACAGATATAAACGATTAACctgctaacaaaaaaaaaagtgaaaacctTTTACATAATATTCTTTC contains these protein-coding regions:
- the syt11b gene encoding synaptotagmin-11; protein product: MADISELGPAYAMSPVLAGFLGAGVLVLVVVVLVLLWSFCQRRYLRISGRYKLHGDRYYDSEDPPYKFIHMLKGISIYPESLSSSKRIVRGIRRADRSDRDGERGCTTAGTAGRGMVLVDAENNILDVPGQLQMSHLVPPAGADAAHGQGRLERALPVRADYCCLDSSSASSSQTSSKTASPFTPASSEPEPEPSLGSISLTVDYNFPKKALVVTIVGARGLPAMDEQAGSSDPYVKMTILPEKKHRVKTRVLRKTLDPLFDETFTFYGVAYSSLPELTLHFLVLSFDRFARDDVIGEAVVPLKGVDPSTGRVHLSQQITKRNMQCESRGELLASLSYQPVSHRLSVVVLKARHLPKMDITGLSANPYVKVNVFYGRKRIAKKKTHVKKCTLNPVFNESFIYDIPPELLPEISVEFLVVDFDRTTKNEVLGRLLLGLHSPSPSGASHWRDVCENPRRQISKWHNLSEY